A window of Pedobacter lusitanus contains these coding sequences:
- a CDS encoding TolC family protein encodes MEHFRKYILILVITGFGLCPVRAQQPERNLGYFYDEAVKRSPLLKDYQNQLQSNKIDSMRVKAGYLPQVTGVANGLYAPVINGYGFDEVLTNGKALEAVLNVNYSLASKKNINNQLESIHLQSDSIRFATGLSVLDLQKTVTDQYITAFASQQQAVFNYEVYELLRKEETVLKKLTRANVYKQVDYLAFLVTFQQQQLQWKQAELQLKNDYAALNYLTGIADTTRHQLAEPAIEPAFLSSESGFFDQKFGIDSLKLINQKKAVDFNYKPKASVYANGGYNSSFAFQPYRNFGTSAGFTVSVPIFDGHQRKMQYNKLSIAQKTVNAYKEFFRNQHTQQLNLLRQQITDQAGLYKQVSEQIKFTKSLIQADSRLLQTGDIRIADFVIAINNYLAVQNLLRQTNITRLKLVNQLNYWNR; translated from the coding sequence GTGGAACATTTTAGAAAATATATCCTGATTCTGGTAATCACCGGTTTTGGACTGTGTCCGGTAAGAGCACAGCAACCGGAGAGAAATCTTGGTTATTTTTATGACGAGGCTGTTAAACGCAGTCCGTTGTTAAAGGATTATCAAAATCAGTTGCAGTCAAATAAAATAGATAGTATGCGCGTAAAGGCAGGTTATCTTCCCCAGGTTACCGGAGTTGCCAACGGACTGTATGCTCCGGTAATTAATGGATATGGCTTTGACGAAGTGCTAACCAATGGAAAGGCTCTGGAAGCAGTTTTGAATGTAAATTATAGTCTTGCCAGTAAAAAGAATATCAATAATCAGCTGGAGAGTATACACCTGCAGTCTGATTCTATCCGTTTTGCCACGGGCCTGTCTGTACTTGATTTGCAAAAAACAGTTACCGATCAGTATATCACAGCCTTTGCCAGTCAGCAGCAGGCTGTGTTTAATTATGAGGTTTATGAATTGCTGCGCAAAGAAGAAACTGTACTTAAAAAACTCACCAGGGCCAATGTTTACAAACAGGTAGACTACCTGGCTTTTCTGGTTACTTTTCAGCAGCAGCAATTGCAATGGAAACAGGCAGAGCTTCAACTGAAAAATGATTATGCTGCTTTAAATTATTTAACGGGTATTGCTGATACCACCAGACACCAGTTAGCAGAACCAGCGATCGAACCTGCATTTTTAAGTTCGGAGAGTGGTTTTTTTGATCAGAAGTTTGGAATTGACAGTTTAAAACTGATCAATCAGAAAAAAGCGGTTGATTTCAATTATAAACCTAAAGCGAGTGTATACGCTAATGGTGGTTACAATTCTTCTTTCGCCTTTCAGCCTTACCGGAACTTTGGTACGAGTGCAGGTTTTACTGTCTCAGTGCCCATTTTTGATGGGCATCAGCGGAAAATGCAATACAATAAACTCTCCATTGCACAAAAAACGGTCAATGCTTATAAAGAGTTTTTCAGGAATCAGCATACGCAACAGCTTAATTTGCTCAGGCAGCAGATCACAGATCAGGCAGGATTATATAAGCAGGTTTCAGAACAGATCAAATTTACCAAAAGCCTGATCCAGGCAGACAGCAGATTATTACAGACGGGGGATATCAGGATAGCTGATTTTGTGATTGCGATTAACAATTATCTGGCTGTACAGAATCTGTTGAGACAAACTAATATAACCCGTTTAAAATTGGTAAATCAGCTGAATTACTGGAACCGGTAA
- a CDS encoding phosphatase PAP2 family protein, protein MRFFSLILAVCLPGIVFAQQADTLKRDSVQQGTKVSMMKTRGLNPPQLKSFIVPAVLISYGLVSLGNNAIRRLDFSTQAELQEDHPTFALKADNYLQFAPGVAFYALNLAGVKSKHGIADGTAIYVLAEAIMSGSTFSVKHIVGRSRPNGSDNYSFPSGHTANAFAAAEFLNQEYRDVSPWIGYAGYTVATATGVLRMYNNKHWLSDVVAGAGFGIASTKLAYLIYPHLKKLVMGKQTVKYSLVPLYQQKAAGLSFSGTF, encoded by the coding sequence ATGAGATTTTTCAGTTTGATATTAGCGGTATGTTTACCCGGAATAGTATTCGCCCAGCAGGCAGATACTTTAAAAAGAGATTCAGTTCAGCAGGGTACCAAAGTATCCATGATGAAAACCCGTGGGTTGAATCCTCCACAGCTTAAATCATTTATAGTTCCTGCGGTTTTAATTAGTTATGGTCTGGTTTCTTTAGGGAATAATGCCATCAGAAGACTGGATTTCAGTACGCAGGCTGAGTTACAGGAAGACCATCCGACATTTGCGCTGAAAGCAGATAATTATCTGCAGTTTGCACCCGGGGTTGCATTTTATGCACTTAATCTGGCAGGAGTGAAAAGTAAACACGGAATTGCAGATGGTACAGCAATTTATGTACTGGCCGAGGCTATTATGTCTGGTTCTACTTTTAGTGTTAAACATATAGTTGGCCGCAGTCGCCCTAATGGTTCAGATAATTACTCATTTCCGTCCGGACATACAGCCAATGCATTTGCAGCAGCCGAGTTTTTAAACCAGGAATACCGGGATGTTTCACCCTGGATTGGCTATGCCGGCTATACTGTAGCCACAGCAACAGGTGTTTTAAGAATGTATAATAACAAACACTGGCTCAGTGATGTGGTTGCGGGTGCAGGATTTGGTATCGCTTCAACTAAACTGGCTTATCTGATTTACCCGCATCTGAAAAAACTGGTAATGGGTAAACAGACAGTAAAGTATTCTCTTGTACCTCTATATCAGCAAAAAGCAGCGGGGCTTTCATTCAGTGGAACATTTTAG